From a region of the Pseudanabaena sp. ABRG5-3 genome:
- a CDS encoding type II toxin-antitoxin system HicB family antitoxin — translation MTTKVCDLIDQYLIVLKKSDTGFSAYSPDVAGCIATGETLEDTTKLMRSALGLHLADIDELPKPRGIDAYLDALRDSEGEEFYLTHISVSSLIADLQGVSREQSRN, via the coding sequence ATGACCACAAAAGTATGCGATTTGATTGACCAATATCTCATCGTCTTGAAAAAAAGTGACACTGGGTTTTCGGCATATTCGCCTGATGTGGCGGGTTGTATAGCTACGGGTGAGACTTTAGAAGATACGACAAAATTAATGCGATCGGCTTTGGGTCTACATCTTGCTGATATCGATGAGTTACCAAAACCGCGTGGAATTGATGCCTATTTGGATGCTTTGCGCGATTCCGAGGGTGAAGAGTTTTATTTAACGCATATTTCTGTGTCAAGTTTGATCGCTGATTTGCAAGGGGTGAGTCGTGAGCAATCCCGAAATTAA
- a CDS encoding IS982 family transposase — protein MNDEIVAIYCLCDDILRAMNHQGDIQQQISDAEVMTTAIVAVLYFGGNFEKARKELSEPQYIPKMVSRSRFNRRLHRVEPMLLMLFECLGQAWKQLNTESVYSIDSFPIPVCDNIRIPRSKIYDGNEEYRGYQASKKRYFYGIKIHLMVTESGEPVEFFLTNGSFADVKGLRVFPFALPEGSVVYADKAYNDYEIEDLLLEAENIKLSAMRKSNSQRPVPGYVQFLQHHKRKVIETTGSLISQLLPKSIHAVTAKGFELKVMLFVLALSVNLWVAT, from the coding sequence ATGAATGATGAAATTGTAGCGATTTATTGCCTGTGTGACGACATTCTCCGAGCAATGAACCATCAAGGTGACATACAGCAACAGATAAGTGATGCCGAAGTAATGACCACAGCCATAGTTGCAGTTCTGTATTTTGGTGGAAATTTTGAGAAAGCCAGAAAAGAACTCTCAGAGCCACAATATATCCCCAAAATGGTGAGTCGGAGTCGGTTCAATCGTAGACTTCACAGGGTTGAACCGATGCTATTGATGTTGTTTGAGTGTCTGGGACAAGCATGGAAACAACTGAACACTGAATCGGTTTACAGCATTGATAGCTTTCCGATTCCCGTCTGTGACAATATCCGCATACCAAGGTCAAAAATCTATGACGGTAATGAGGAGTATCGGGGCTATCAAGCCAGCAAGAAGCGATATTTTTACGGTATTAAAATCCATTTGATGGTCACAGAATCGGGGGAACCTGTAGAGTTTTTTCTAACTAATGGTTCCTTTGCCGATGTTAAGGGGTTGAGGGTATTTCCATTTGCTTTACCTGAAGGCAGTGTAGTCTATGCAGACAAGGCTTACAACGATTATGAAATTGAGGATTTGTTGCTTGAAGCTGAGAATATCAAGCTCTCAGCAATGCGAAAAAGCAATTCACAGCGACCTGTACCTGGCTATGTTCAGTTTCTTCAGCACCATAAGCGCAAAGTAATCGAAACTACGGGTAGTTTGATATCCCAGCTTTTACCTAAATCTATTCATGCTGTTACTGCAAAAGGTTTTGAGCTTAAAGTTATGCTCTTTGTCCTTGCTCTTAGCGTTAATTTATGGGTAGCAACTTAG
- a CDS encoding DUF29 family protein, protein MEELLELRELLVGGNISDALLLVEEMTEMSKDDKLNKIYSFAKILLLHLIKQRAENRTTRSWDLSIKNSVREIQRTNQRRKSKGNYCEPSELRETIEEAYEIALDAAAGEAFEGRYEADELGAMVDREAIINQAIALVSGS, encoded by the coding sequence ATGGAAGAGTTATTAGAACTGAGGGAATTGCTGGTAGGTGGCAACATCTCTGATGCGTTGCTGTTGGTGGAGGAGATGACGGAGATGAGCAAGGATGACAAGCTGAATAAGATTTATAGCTTTGCCAAAATCTTGCTGCTCCATTTGATTAAACAACGTGCCGAAAATCGCACCACGCGCTCATGGGATCTTTCAATTAAAAACTCGGTGCGAGAAATTCAGCGTACTAATCAACGACGTAAGTCTAAAGGAAATTATTGCGAACCATCAGAACTACGCGAGACCATAGAAGAAGCCTATGAGATTGCGCTAGATGCTGCTGCGGGTGAGGCTTTTGAGGGTAGATATGAGGCGGATGAGTTAGGGGCAATGGTCGATCGCGAGGCAATTATCAATCAAGCGATCGCTTTAGTTTCTGGTAGCTAA
- a CDS encoding phosphoadenylyl-sulfate reductase, with amino-acid sequence MTLQTDIDTAAAQLKGKTPQEVLTWALGNYNNISLASSFGAEDVTLIDMIAKIKPDAHVFTLDTGRLNSETYDVIAKVQQKYPQLQLRIMFPQAEAVEQMVSAKGINLFYDSVENRKQCCYIRKVEPLGRATKGLDAWITGLRRDQTANRSTMETVELDGDRNIAKINPLIDWTNEQVWEYIRANDVPYNALHDQNFPSIGCAPCTRAVQAGEDLRAGRWWWEMSNQECGLHVTSDGRLVRAKDA; translated from the coding sequence ATGACCCTACAAACAGACATTGACACCGCCGCCGCACAGCTCAAGGGCAAAACTCCTCAAGAAGTCCTCACATGGGCGCTCGGCAACTACAACAATATCTCCCTTGCGTCTAGCTTTGGAGCCGAAGATGTGACCTTGATTGACATGATCGCCAAAATCAAGCCCGATGCCCATGTTTTCACCCTTGATACGGGTCGCCTCAATAGCGAAACCTACGACGTAATCGCTAAAGTCCAACAAAAATATCCCCAATTGCAACTTCGCATCATGTTCCCTCAAGCGGAAGCAGTGGAACAAATGGTCAGCGCCAAGGGCATTAATCTCTTTTATGACAGTGTGGAAAATCGCAAGCAATGTTGTTATATCCGCAAGGTAGAACCCCTTGGTCGGGCGACAAAGGGTCTAGATGCTTGGATTACAGGGCTACGTCGTGACCAAACTGCAAACCGTTCCACGATGGAAACCGTCGAGCTAGATGGCGATCGCAATATTGCCAAAATCAATCCATTGATCGATTGGACAAATGAACAGGTTTGGGAATATATCCGCGCCAATGACGTTCCCTACAATGCCCTCCACGATCAGAACTTCCCAAGTATTGGCTGTGCGCCTTGTACCAGAGCCGTCCAAGCGGGTGAAGATCTGCGTGCTGGTCGTTGGTGGTGGGAAATGAGCAATCAAGAATGTGGATTGCACGTTACCAGTGACGGTCGCCTAGTTCGTGCTAAGGATGCTTAA
- a CDS encoding alpha/beta fold hydrolase, with amino-acid sequence MNRTIGLEYGDWEFRGWRSHYGVRRSQNADANKSPILLIHGFGAAMDQWRDNIPALAAEHTVYAIDLLGFGASEKPPTDYSIYLWVEQVLSFWQKFIGVPMIIIGNSIGALVAAIAASHHPEIAAGVVTISLPDIEAFNALVPKWLQPLERAVKAIVNAIFVKPLFYLFRQPWMIRFVLKGIVYCDRDRVDDQLVEIIAKPARDRQAAEAFVCLNRSINKPNYSPSLTQALSKLQVPLLILWGSRDRLIPPSEGKRLVQYAPEASLVYLENAGHCAHDDRPERVNHEILTWLA; translated from the coding sequence ATGAATAGAACTATAGGGCTAGAATATGGCGATTGGGAATTTAGGGGATGGCGATCGCATTATGGCGTAAGGCGATCACAGAATGCTGATGCTAACAAGTCCCCAATTCTATTAATTCATGGATTTGGAGCAGCGATGGATCAATGGCGCGATAACATTCCTGCCCTCGCGGCAGAGCATACCGTCTATGCTATTGACCTATTGGGCTTTGGCGCATCCGAGAAACCACCGACGGACTATTCTATCTATTTGTGGGTAGAGCAGGTATTGAGCTTTTGGCAAAAATTTATAGGTGTACCCATGATCATTATTGGGAACTCTATCGGTGCTCTTGTTGCTGCAATTGCTGCTAGTCATCATCCCGAAATCGCCGCAGGAGTCGTCACCATCAGCCTGCCCGATATCGAAGCTTTTAATGCCCTAGTTCCAAAATGGCTACAGCCCTTAGAACGTGCAGTCAAAGCAATCGTGAATGCCATTTTTGTAAAACCACTCTTTTATCTATTTCGTCAACCTTGGATGATTCGCTTCGTGTTAAAAGGAATTGTCTATTGTGATCGCGATCGCGTTGATGATCAACTAGTAGAAATTATTGCCAAGCCAGCCCGCGATCGCCAAGCTGCCGAAGCCTTTGTGTGCCTCAATCGCAGTATTAACAAACCCAATTATTCACCGAGTTTAACTCAAGCTCTTAGCAAATTACAGGTTCCATTATTGATTTTGTGGGGCAGTCGTGATCGCCTCATCCCTCCATCTGAAGGTAAACGCTTAGTCCAATATGCCCCCGAGGCCTCTTTAGTTTATTTAGAAAATGCAGGGCATTGCGCCCATGATGACCGTCCTGAGCGCGTCAACCATGAAATCTTAACTTGGTTGGCTTGA
- a CDS encoding beta-ketoacyl-ACP synthase III — protein MTNTESSLLGVRFIGSGSAVPDRVLTNQDLAQMVDTNDEWISSRTGIRERHIADGENDSVANLAALAAQQAIAAAGLQPEDIDLIILSTSTSDDLFGTAGRVQKILGAERAVAFDLVAACSGFVFGLVTASQYIRTGVYKNVLLIGADVLSRWVDWQDRRTCILFGDGAGAVVLQANSPESPQNNLLGFEMRSDGKGNEFLNINYLGRNTFHPITMNGQEVYRFAVRRVPDVIEKALHYASLEVSDLDWLIMHQANQRIIDAVVNRFGIDPAKAVSNMGKYGNTSAASIPIALDEWVKADKIQKGHLIAIAGFGAGLSWGSAVFRWG, from the coding sequence ATGACTAATACTGAATCTTCTCTCCTTGGAGTACGTTTTATTGGTAGCGGTTCCGCCGTTCCCGATCGCGTGTTGACCAATCAAGACCTTGCCCAAATGGTGGATACCAATGATGAATGGATCTCCTCGCGCACAGGTATCAGAGAGCGTCATATTGCCGATGGTGAGAATGATTCAGTAGCAAATCTGGCGGCTCTGGCGGCTCAACAGGCGATCGCTGCCGCAGGTTTGCAACCCGAAGATATTGATCTAATTATTTTATCTACCTCTACCTCTGACGATCTATTTGGGACAGCAGGACGAGTACAAAAAATCCTAGGGGCAGAGCGTGCTGTTGCTTTTGATCTTGTGGCAGCCTGTTCAGGATTTGTGTTTGGTTTAGTTACTGCCTCCCAATATATTCGTACTGGGGTTTACAAAAATGTTTTGCTGATAGGGGCAGATGTCCTCTCGCGTTGGGTCGATTGGCAAGATCGGCGCACTTGTATTTTGTTTGGTGATGGGGCAGGGGCTGTGGTTTTGCAGGCTAATAGCCCAGAGTCTCCCCAGAACAATTTATTAGGCTTTGAGATGCGGAGTGATGGTAAAGGCAATGAATTCTTAAATATCAATTATTTAGGACGCAATACCTTTCATCCGATTACGATGAATGGGCAAGAGGTTTATCGGTTTGCGGTGCGGCGCGTGCCAGATGTAATTGAAAAAGCTTTGCACTATGCCAGTTTGGAAGTTAGCGATCTGGATTGGTTAATCATGCATCAAGCTAATCAGCGCATTATCGATGCTGTTGTCAATCGTTTTGGGATTGATCCTGCTAAGGCGGTGAGTAATATGGGCAAATATGGCAATACTTCGGCGGCTTCTATTCCGATCGCTCTAGATGAATGGGTCAAGGCAGACAAAATCCAAAAAGGTCACTTAATTGCGATCGCAGGTTTTGGGGCAGGCTTAAGTTGGGGTTCGGCGGTATTCCGTTGGGGCTAG
- the plsX gene encoding phosphate acyltransferase PlsX, protein MRIAVDAMGGDFAPREVVEGAILAQTQLGVDIALVGDRDILANYLKQHNYKESDRLEIVPSEGIIEMDDEPLEGLRRKPNSSIAVAMNLVKRKQADAVVSAGHSGAAMAAALLRLGRLPGVDRPAIGALFPTQVPHKPVLLLDVGANVDCRPKFLEQFAIMGSLYSKYAIGIQEPKVGLLNIGEEACKGNELAIRVHQSLQDNQQILFAGNAEGRDILKGQFDVIVCDGFAGNIVLKFAEGVGNAVMQILKEELPKGWRGKLGALLLKPNLKKVKERIDADEYGGALLLGVAGVCVIGHGSSNAVSIRNAIRVAKDAVDNEVLERIRGQIKPKVAVPADDTPDDPPT, encoded by the coding sequence GTGAGAATTGCAGTAGATGCGATGGGTGGGGACTTTGCCCCACGCGAAGTGGTTGAAGGAGCAATATTAGCTCAGACTCAATTAGGTGTAGATATAGCGCTAGTAGGCGATCGCGATATTCTCGCGAACTACCTCAAGCAACATAACTATAAGGAAAGCGATCGCCTAGAGATCGTGCCATCGGAAGGCATCATCGAAATGGATGATGAACCCCTCGAAGGGCTACGCCGCAAGCCCAACTCCTCGATCGCCGTTGCCATGAATTTAGTCAAGCGCAAGCAAGCAGATGCTGTGGTTTCGGCTGGACATTCTGGCGCAGCAATGGCAGCCGCCCTGCTCCGATTGGGGCGTTTACCCGGTGTAGATCGACCCGCGATCGGCGCATTATTTCCCACACAGGTTCCCCATAAGCCTGTATTGCTACTTGATGTTGGGGCAAACGTGGATTGTCGCCCCAAATTTTTAGAACAATTTGCGATTATGGGTTCGCTTTACAGCAAATATGCGATCGGTATTCAAGAGCCTAAAGTCGGGTTGCTAAATATTGGTGAAGAAGCCTGTAAAGGTAATGAACTAGCAATTCGTGTACACCAGTCTTTGCAAGATAATCAGCAAATTTTATTTGCGGGTAATGCCGAAGGTCGGGACATCCTTAAAGGTCAGTTTGACGTAATTGTTTGTGATGGCTTTGCGGGTAATATCGTCCTCAAATTTGCCGAGGGTGTCGGTAATGCCGTCATGCAGATCCTCAAAGAAGAACTGCCTAAAGGTTGGCGCGGTAAGCTTGGAGCCTTGCTGCTCAAGCCCAATCTCAAGAAGGTCAAAGAACGCATTGATGCCGACGAGTATGGTGGCGCTTTATTGCTGGGTGTTGCAGGTGTTTGTGTAATTGGTCACGGTAGTTCTAACGCTGTTAGCATTCGCAATGCCATCCGTGTGGCTAAGGATGCGGTGGATAACGAAGTCCTAGAGCGTATCCGTGGTCAAATCAAGCCCAAGGTGGCTGTCCCTGCGGATGACACCCCCGACGATCCACCAACTTAA